The Antarcticibacterium flavum genome contains the following window.
AGAAGATCATCCTGAAAGATGAAGAACCTTATACCGAAAGGCCAAATGCACACCTTGAACCAATTGATTTTGAAACCGAATTTGAAGAGTTCCGGCAAAATTTTAAGGAGGGAATGGGAAGAAGCCTTGATATAACAGATTTTCTCTCTTATAAATTATATCCAAAAGTCTTTACAGATGCCTATAACCATCACAAGGAATTTGGAAACATTATCACGATTCCCACGAAGAACTTCTTTTACGGTATGAAACCCGGTGAGGAGATCATTGTGGAAATGGATAAGGGGAAGACCCTGCTCATTGAACTTATGTCCATTGGGGAAGCCAATGAAGATGGACTTGTAGATGTGTTTTTTAAAGTAAATGGGCAAACGCGGGCTGTAAAGATTAAGGATAGGTCGGTAAAAGTTGAGAAAGTAAGCCACGTAAAAGCTGATAAGAGTAATCCAAAAGAAGTTGGAGCGCCTTTACAGGGATCTCTGGCTTCTGTTCTTGTGAAGGCCGGGCAGGAGGTCAAAAAGAATGAACCGCTTTTCATAATTGAAGCTATGAAAATGGAAACGACCATTACTTCCAATACGGCCGGGGAGATTGAGAAAGTGGTTTTACCGGCAGGAGAAATGGTCTTTGCCGATGATCTTGTGGTTGTAATGAAATAAGATACCATATGGATAATAAAAAGGAGCAAGAGATATTTCATCATCAACATCCCTACAGGCCTTTTATTCCTGAAAATGCCACCAAATTGATCGTGGGCACACTTCCTCCTCCAAGGTTCACCACGGGGGAGCTAAGAGAAGGAGATGTGGATTTTTGTTATGGCAGCAGGGACGGACTCCTTTGGATAATCCTCGATAAAATGTTTGACCTCAATTTAAAGTTTGAGAACACTACAGAGGCTATTGAACAAAGAGAAAATTTCCTTCGAAAAAGAGGGATTGGGATTTGCGATATGGTAGAGAGCAGTCGCAGGGAAAAGATCGATGCCTCCGATCTTGGAATGAAACAGGTGGAAATGCGTAATATGGTGCAGATCTTAAAAGCTCATCCAAAAATCGATACCTTGTTGTTCACCGGGGGCAACAGCAAAAATGGTCCTGAATATTTCTTTAGAAGGCATATAAGGGAAAGTGAGGAAGATATAAACTTAAAGGTGATATCTAATGAAGTGCCCCGGGTACACCAATTCGTGCTGGATGGAAGGCTCATCAAAACCGTTTCTTTGACGGCTCCATCTGGAACTGCAAACCGGGCAGTGGGAAGCATGCAGCACTATAAAAATATGAAACTAAAAGACCCTGAATTCAATACTATTGATTTCAGGGTCTTGCAGTATAAAGGTTATTTTTAAAAATAGGGACAGGCTATTCCAATTCCTTTTTTTCCTGGTCTGCAACCGTGGTAGGCTTGATCTTGAATTTTTTACGTTTTGGCCGCAGCCTGCCGTGTGTTCCAATTGCTATTTTACCACGTTTGGTCTTTTTATCGCCTCTGCCCATTTTTTATTTTTTATCCTGTTTATCCTTAATTGTTTTCTTATCGGTATCTACAGTACTTGGCCTGTCCCGATTTCCAATTTTATTTAAAGGATTACTATCTGTATCTTTTCTCTTCTTTTTATTATCTTCTATACGTCCCATAATTCAAAATTTTTAGAATGAACTCTAATTTACAATTTCATAATAGGAAAACGTACTAACAACCTGTTACAATTTGGTTAAAGCTTAGCGTATACTCTTAACAAATTGGGAAATTTTATGGGTACCTTCCTTTGTAAGATGTTTGATAAAAGCACTTCCAATAATGGCTCCTTTTGCAAATTGAGTTGCCTGTAGAAAAGTCTCATTGTCACTTATTCCAAAACCAACTACTTGTGAGTTTTTCAGGTTCATCCCCGCAATCCGCTCAAAATAATCTTTGGTTTCCTCTCCAAAACCAGTTGTTCCACCGGTCACACTGGCACTGCTCACCATATAGATAAAGCCATTGGAAACAGAATCTATATACCGTACCCTTTCTGCTGAAGTTTGGGGAGTGA
Protein-coding sequences here:
- a CDS encoding 30S ribosomal protein THX, whose amino-acid sequence is MGRGDKKTKRGKIAIGTHGRLRPKRKKFKIKPTTVADQEKKELE
- a CDS encoding uracil-DNA glycosylase family protein, which produces MDNKKEQEIFHHQHPYRPFIPENATKLIVGTLPPPRFTTGELREGDVDFCYGSRDGLLWIILDKMFDLNLKFENTTEAIEQRENFLRKRGIGICDMVESSRREKIDASDLGMKQVEMRNMVQILKAHPKIDTLLFTGGNSKNGPEYFFRRHIRESEEDINLKVISNEVPRVHQFVLDGRLIKTVSLTAPSGTANRAVGSMQHYKNMKLKDPEFNTIDFRVLQYKGYF